Proteins from a single region of Oncorhynchus keta strain PuntledgeMale-10-30-2019 chromosome 20, Oket_V2, whole genome shotgun sequence:
- the LOC118399392 gene encoding alpha-2,8-sialyltransferase 8E-like isoform X5, with amino-acid sequence MRYLILFILVCSGTLLSITLIDYYQHQRDGFLDSVQNRLQCRRLREKLVTMTTMKKVDIGLFSQEVRELMNCPWRLNLTHRELHRTELWSCCNASDRLMVTRQNTNQNQSLTYDAEKWRKRKVDQALWDMLPQTVPWSKGSLSRCAVVGSGGILQNSSCGAEIDNADYVIRFNLAPINKSYDVGVKTDLITANPSQINKRYPDLQRNPGPLMEVMSAYGHTHLLLHAFSFGFGTSPCFKVYHALRKACTQQKVVFFHPDYLLKLDKFWRHRGQRAPRLSTGMMLASTALEICEQVHLYGFWPFPLDLSKNTLPHHYYDNVGPSHFMHAMPEEFLLLLQLHSQGALQLHVGPCTP; translated from the exons ATGCGTTACCTGATTCTATTCATTCTGGTCTGCTCTGGAACTCTCCTGTCTATTACGCTCATAGACTACTACCAACACCAAAG AGATGGGTTTTTGGACTCTGTCCAGAATAGGTTGCAGTGCAGAAGACTGAGAGAGAAACTGGTGACCATGACTACTATGAAAAA agtggaCATTGGCCTGTTCTCTCAGGAGGTGAGAGAGCTAATGAACTGTCCCTGGAGACTCAACCTCACACACAGAGAACTacacag GACAGAGTTGTGGTCATGCTGTAACGCTTCTGATAGGCTGATGGTGACCAGACAGAACACCAATCAGAACCAGAGTCTGACTTATGATGCAGAGAAGTGGAGGAAGAGAAAGGTGGACCAAGCACTATGGGACATGTTGCCTCAG accgTACCCTGGAGTAAAGGTTCATTGAGTCGTTGTGCCGTGGTGGGAAGTGGAGGAATCCTGCAGAACAGCAGCTGTGGAGCGGAAATAGACAATGCTGACTATGTCATCAG gtttAACCTGGCTCCTATCAACAAGAGTTATGACGTGGGAGTAAAGACAGACCTCATAACGGCCAACCCTTCCCAGATCAATAAAAG ATACCCTGACCTCCAACGGAACCCTGGACCACTGATGGAAGTCATGTCAGCCTATGGCCACACCCATCTGCTTCTCCACGCCTTCTCTTTTGGTTTCGGGACCTCCCCCTGCTTCAAG GTGTACCACGCCCTCCGTAAGGCCTGCACCCAACAGAAAGTGGTGTTCTTTCACCCAGACTACCTGCTTAAGCTGGACAAGTTCTGGCGTCACCGCGGGCAACGAGCCCCACGGCTCTCTACTGGTATGATGCTGGCCAGCACTGCTCTGGAGATCTGTgaacag gtTCATCTGTATGGCTTCTGGCCCTTCCCTCTGGATCTATCCAAAAATACTTTGCCACATCATTACTATGACAACGTTGGTCCAAGTCACTTCATGCACGCCATGCCTGAAGAGTTCCTGCTGCTATTACAACTCCACAGCCAGGGGGCACTACAGCTACATGTTGGACCCTGTACACCCTAA
- the LOC118399392 gene encoding alpha-2,8-sialyltransferase 8F-like isoform X2, translating into MTTMKKVDIGLFSQEVRELMNCPWRLNLTHRELHRTELWSCCNASDRLMVTRQNTNQNQSLTYDAEKWRKRKVDQALWDMLPQTVPWSKGSLSRCAVVGSGGILQNSSCGAEIDNADYVIRFNLAPINKSYDVGVKTDLITANPSQINKRYPDLQRNPGPLMEVMSAYGHTHLLLHAFSFGFGTSPCFKVYHALRKACTQQKVVFFHPDYLLKLDKFWRHRGQRAPRLSTGMMLASTALEICEQVHLYGFWPFPLDLSKNTLPHHYYDNVGPSHFMHAMPEEFLLLLQLHSQGALQLHVGPCTP; encoded by the exons ATGACTACTATGAAAAA agtggaCATTGGCCTGTTCTCTCAGGAGGTGAGAGAGCTAATGAACTGTCCCTGGAGACTCAACCTCACACACAGAGAACTacacag GACAGAGTTGTGGTCATGCTGTAACGCTTCTGATAGGCTGATGGTGACCAGACAGAACACCAATCAGAACCAGAGTCTGACTTATGATGCAGAGAAGTGGAGGAAGAGAAAGGTGGACCAAGCACTATGGGACATGTTGCCTCAG accgTACCCTGGAGTAAAGGTTCATTGAGTCGTTGTGCCGTGGTGGGAAGTGGAGGAATCCTGCAGAACAGCAGCTGTGGAGCGGAAATAGACAATGCTGACTATGTCATCAG gtttAACCTGGCTCCTATCAACAAGAGTTATGACGTGGGAGTAAAGACAGACCTCATAACGGCCAACCCTTCCCAGATCAATAAAAG ATACCCTGACCTCCAACGGAACCCTGGACCACTGATGGAAGTCATGTCAGCCTATGGCCACACCCATCTGCTTCTCCACGCCTTCTCTTTTGGTTTCGGGACCTCCCCCTGCTTCAAG GTGTACCACGCCCTCCGTAAGGCCTGCACCCAACAGAAAGTGGTGTTCTTTCACCCAGACTACCTGCTTAAGCTGGACAAGTTCTGGCGTCACCGCGGGCAACGAGCCCCACGGCTCTCTACTGGTATGATGCTGGCCAGCACTGCTCTGGAGATCTGTgaacag gtTCATCTGTATGGCTTCTGGCCCTTCCCTCTGGATCTATCCAAAAATACTTTGCCACATCATTACTATGACAACGTTGGTCCAAGTCACTTCATGCACGCCATGCCTGAAGAGTTCCTGCTGCTATTACAACTCCACAGCCAGGGGGCACTACAGCTACATGTTGGACCCTGTACACCCTAA
- the LOC118399392 gene encoding alpha-2,8-sialyltransferase 8F-like isoform X4, which translates to MTTMKKVDIGLFSQEVRELMNCPWRLNLTHRELHRTELWSCCNASDRLMVTRQNTNQNQSLTYDAEKWRKRKTVPWSKGSLSRCAVVGSGGILQNSSCGAEIDNADYVIRFNLAPINKSYDVGVKTDLITANPSQINKRYPDLQRNPGPLMEVMSAYGHTHLLLHAFSFGFGTSPCFKVYHALRKACTQQKVVFFHPDYLLKLDKFWRHRGQRAPRLSTGMMLASTALEICEQVHLYGFWPFPLDLSKNTLPHHYYDNVGPSHFMHAMPEEFLLLLQLHSQGALQLHVGPCTP; encoded by the exons ATGACTACTATGAAAAA agtggaCATTGGCCTGTTCTCTCAGGAGGTGAGAGAGCTAATGAACTGTCCCTGGAGACTCAACCTCACACACAGAGAACTacacag GACAGAGTTGTGGTCATGCTGTAACGCTTCTGATAGGCTGATGGTGACCAGACAGAACACCAATCAGAACCAGAGTCTGACTTATGATGCAGAGAAGTGGAGGAAGAGAAAG accgTACCCTGGAGTAAAGGTTCATTGAGTCGTTGTGCCGTGGTGGGAAGTGGAGGAATCCTGCAGAACAGCAGCTGTGGAGCGGAAATAGACAATGCTGACTATGTCATCAG gtttAACCTGGCTCCTATCAACAAGAGTTATGACGTGGGAGTAAAGACAGACCTCATAACGGCCAACCCTTCCCAGATCAATAAAAG ATACCCTGACCTCCAACGGAACCCTGGACCACTGATGGAAGTCATGTCAGCCTATGGCCACACCCATCTGCTTCTCCACGCCTTCTCTTTTGGTTTCGGGACCTCCCCCTGCTTCAAG GTGTACCACGCCCTCCGTAAGGCCTGCACCCAACAGAAAGTGGTGTTCTTTCACCCAGACTACCTGCTTAAGCTGGACAAGTTCTGGCGTCACCGCGGGCAACGAGCCCCACGGCTCTCTACTGGTATGATGCTGGCCAGCACTGCTCTGGAGATCTGTgaacag gtTCATCTGTATGGCTTCTGGCCCTTCCCTCTGGATCTATCCAAAAATACTTTGCCACATCATTACTATGACAACGTTGGTCCAAGTCACTTCATGCACGCCATGCCTGAAGAGTTCCTGCTGCTATTACAACTCCACAGCCAGGGGGCACTACAGCTACATGTTGGACCCTGTACACCCTAA